The following is a genomic window from Nguyenibacter vanlangensis.
CGCTGGCCGCGGCGGCTGGATTCGACGTTACGGTGATCGATCCGCGCGCCCAGCTTGCCACCCCGGAACGCTTCCCCGGGATCACGCTGCAGGTCGATTGGCCCGACGAGGCCCTTGAGCGCATCGGCATCGACAGCCACACCGCTATCGTCACCTTGACCCATGACGCAAAGCTCGACGACCCCAGCCTGCGCGTCGCGCTGAACAGCCCGGCCTTCTATATCGGCGCGCTGGGATCGCGCAAAACCCAGGCTTCCCGGCTGATGCGCCTGCGCGAAGACGGTTTCGATACCGATCGGACCGCCCGCATCCGCGGCCCTGTCGGACTGGCGATCGGCGCCACCGGCGCACCGGAGATCGCCCTGTCGATCCTGGCCGAGATCGTGGCCGTGCGGCACGATGCCCCACTTGCCCATCAGCGCGGCTGGACGTGACCACCCGACCCAAGTCCGTCGCCGCAATCCTTCTGGCCGCCGGCCGGTCCACGCGCACCGGTGCGCGTCATAAATTGCTGGCGTCCGATCGGGTGGGCGTTCCAATGGTCGTCCGCACGCTACGGGCCCTATGCACCAGTCCGGCCTGGCCGATTATCGTCGTCCTGGGCCATCGCGCGGACGATCTTCGGACGGTCATCGCCGCACACGCCCCGTATGAGCAGGACGTGACGACCTGTCTCGCCGCCGATCACGCCGATGGCCTGTCGGCGAGCCTGCGCGCCGGCGTGAGAGAGGCGGCACGTCACCGACCATCCGGCATCCTGATCTGCCTGGGCGACATGCCAGGGCTGAAACCCGACTTGGTCGCCCGCCTGATCGCCTGTCACCGCGAAGCCGCCGCCCCGGCCATCGTCCCTGTCCATGGCGGGCGGCATGGCCATCCGGCGCTGTGGGATCGCGCCATGATCCCGGAACTGATCGCCCTGCGGGGTGACCAGGGCGCGCGGGGACTGATCCGCGCCCTGGGCACGCGCGTAAGGACACTCGACTCTGATCCGTCGATCCATCAGGATTTCGACACGGCCGAGCAACTGGATGATTTTGCCCGATCCTAATCCCGCCTCGAGTTGACCGACGCCATCCCGGTATCGGACAAGAGGAGCACGCGGCCCGCCGCGGTCGCATCACGAGGAACTGGCCCATGAGCAAGATCATCCGCACCGAACCGAACGCGATCCTGTCGAAGGTCGTCGAATATCACGGCTTCCTGTTTACCCAGGGCTTCGTCGCCCGCGACCTGACGGCCGACATCGTCGCCCAGACACATGACGTGCTGGAGCAGATCGACGAGGCCCTGGAGCAGCACGGCACCGACAAGACGCGCCTGCTGCAGGCGCAGATCTGGCTGAAGGACATCAAAGATCGTGACGCGATGAACGGCGTATGGTCGGCCTGGCTGCCCAAGGATGGCGCGCCTGCCCGCGCATGTGTCCAGGCAGTGATGGCCGCCCCCGAAATCCTGGTCGAAATCATGATCGTCTGCACGAAGTAGTAAGAACGGCGGAGGACACGCTTTCATCGCGATTCCATCTGTCGCATTTCGGCAACGGATTGCGATTCCCGGATATTTGAAGGCCGGCCAGGGCTCCCTGGCCGGCTTTTTCGTGGGAACCAAAATTTTTCATTCAAAAACTGGAATCTGGATCAGAGATCCAGGAATATATTCCTTATTATTTCGGCTGGCTGGTGAATTTTAATAAAATTTGACCAGTCTCCTCCCAGAAATGCGGCCACGTCTTGTCAGGGTTGCAACCGCCTTGCTACGCCTCGTTGCGCAGTGATTTGGCAGGTGGGATTCTTCGGGATGTGGGCAGGCGGTTTGGGACGTTCTCTCCTTTTATCACTGGCGGCCGCTTCCCTCGGTTTGACCCTCTCTCCCAAGGCGGATGCCCGGACGCATCGCGCGCACCATGCGCATCGCAGCATCATGCATCATGTGGTCTATCACCGGCATGACAGCGGCCATGTGATTCAGTGCGTGGCTTTCGCCCAGGCCGATTCCGACGTCGCCTTGCACGGCAATGCGGCCAATTGGTGGTACAACGCCGCCGGGGTCTATGCCCGCGGCTCTGCTCCCGAATCCGGCAGCATCCTGAACTTCCGCGCCAATCGCCGCATGCCGCTGGGACACGTCGCAGTCGTGACCGACATTGTCGACAGCCGAACCATCACCATCGACCAGTCCCACTGGGCCCAGCGCGGCATCAGCCGCCATGTATCGGTCATCGACGTGTCGCCCAACAATGACTGGACGGCCGTGCGCGTAGCGCTGAGCCATAACGGCGCCTATGGCAGCATCTATCCGACCTATGGCTTCATCTATGCGCGTCCGGACACGACCGGTCACGTCATGATGGCCAGCAGCGAACGTGCCGTGCCGCATACGCGCAACGACGCGCCCAGCGATCTTCGCCGCCCGATGACGTCGACCGAAGTGGCCGAGGCGCCGGAAAGCCTGCCGGTCGTGACCTATGGCCACGCCTTCCGCGACGACGCGCCGAATCGCTCCATCCGCTGATATTCATCGTTTGGGGCAAAAAGGCGCCATTTCCAAATCCCCGGCCCGGGATAGAACCGGTCAGGGCCGTCCCGCCCGGTGGTACGGATGGCCGGACGCAATCGCCCGCGCGCGATAAAGCTGTTCGGCCAGCAATCCCCGCACTAGCATATGCGGCCAGGTCATCGGCCCCAGGGAGAGCGTGTCATCCGCGCGCGCGAGCACGCTGCCATCCAGTCCCTCTGCCCCGCCGATCACGAAGCAGAGCGGCCGCGCCAAGCCCATCCAACGTTCGACGAGGCGCGCGAAAGCCATGCTGTCATGGGTTCGCCCGCCTTCATCCAGCGCGACCGCGAACGCCCGCTCCGGCAAGGCCGAAAGCAGCCCCTGCGCCTCGCGCCGCTTGATCTCGACCGCCGCCCCCCGGCCCTCGGCAATTTCCACCAGATCCAGCCGCGGCGTCAGCCGCGCGGCATAACGCTGGAACAGATCGTGCTCGACACGATCCTTCATGCGCCCGACCGCGATCAACCGCATTCCGTCCTCGCCTGAAACAGAATGTGCGACCGGGCCTTATCCCTCGGCCGGCGGCACGTCCAGTTCGGCGCCCCACATGCGCTCTAGCCCGTACATGGCCCGAGCCTCGGCCTTGAACAGATGAACGACAATATCACCGGCGTCGATCAGCACCCAGTCCGACCCGCTGGCGCCTTCGATCAGCACCCGCTTCAAGCCGGCATCGCCGAGCTTGCGTTCGATATGCGCGGCCATGGCCGCGATCTGGCGGTCCGCGAGTCCGGTCGCGATCACCATCCGGTCGGCGAACGCCGCCCGACCGGTCAGGTCCAGCACCACGATGTCCTCGCCCTTGTCGTCAGCGATGCTCTCGGTGATGATGGACAGGTATTTCTCCAGCAGGCTGGTTTCCGCCGGCTCGCGCTTCACCACCTTGGCCGGCCCGGCGACCGCCGCCTTCTTGCGCGGCGTGCCCGGGGCCTTCACCGCGCCGGCAACCGCATGCGTACCGCCGGAGGCGCTTCTGCCGGCTGTGCCGGACGTCTTCTTTGTTGCCGTGCGACGAGTGGTGCCCGTATCGGCCGGAGGCTTCCTGGCGATGACCGTCTCTCCTGATGCATGAGGCGCAGGCGGTTCGGGCGATGATAACGCACAACCCCGGTCCAATGCCCGCAATTCCGTTGCTGATATACCGATCTGGGGGGCCGGAAGAAAGGCCCAAGCACAAGGCACGCAATCCGCCAGGATCGTCGCCTGCCGCCCCGGTCGGCGCCAGTGGGCCAGGGCCAGCGCCGCCTGCCCCCGCAGCGCCGCGGTGTTGTAGGGGGGCCGCGGCAGCACCGCGAACGGCACCTGTGCGATGATGCCCCGCCACGCGTGCCAGCGCGGCAATTGCGCAAGCCCATCCGCCCCCATAAGCCAGATGAACGCGACATGGGGAAAACGCCGCCGCAACTGCGAAACCGTATCGACGGTATAGCGCGTCCCCATCCGCTGCTCGATATCGGTCGCGACGACGCGCCGCCCGTCCACCCGTG
Proteins encoded in this region:
- a CDS encoding nucleotidyltransferase family protein, with the protein product MTTRPKSVAAILLAAGRSTRTGARHKLLASDRVGVPMVVRTLRALCTSPAWPIIVVLGHRADDLRTVIAAHAPYEQDVTTCLAADHADGLSASLRAGVREAARHRPSGILICLGDMPGLKPDLVARLIACHREAAAPAIVPVHGGRHGHPALWDRAMIPELIALRGDQGARGLIRALGTRVRTLDSDPSIHQDFDTAEQLDDFARS
- a CDS encoding 23S rRNA (pseudouridine(1915)-N(3))-methyltransferase RlmH is translated as MRLIAVGRMKDRVEHDLFQRYAARLTPRLDLVEIAEGRGAAVEIKRREAQGLLSALPERAFAVALDEGGRTHDSMAFARLVERWMGLARPLCFVIGGAEGLDGSVLARADDTLSLGPMTWPHMLVRGLLAEQLYRARAIASGHPYHRAGRP
- a CDS encoding RidA family protein, producing MSKIIRTEPNAILSKVVEYHGFLFTQGFVARDLTADIVAQTHDVLEQIDEALEQHGTDKTRLLQAQIWLKDIKDRDAMNGVWSAWLPKDGAPARACVQAVMAAPEILVEIMIVCTK
- the rsfS gene encoding ribosome silencing factor — protein: MKAPGTPRKKAAVAGPAKVVKREPAETSLLEKYLSIITESIADDKGEDIVVLDLTGRAAFADRMVIATGLADRQIAAMAAHIERKLGDAGLKRVLIEGASGSDWVLIDAGDIVVHLFKAEARAMYGLERMWGAELDVPPAEG
- a CDS encoding CHAP domain-containing protein gives rise to the protein MWAGGLGRSLLLSLAAASLGLTLSPKADARTHRAHHAHRSIMHHVVYHRHDSGHVIQCVAFAQADSDVALHGNAANWWYNAAGVYARGSAPESGSILNFRANRRMPLGHVAVVTDIVDSRTITIDQSHWAQRGISRHVSVIDVSPNNDWTAVRVALSHNGAYGSIYPTYGFIYARPDTTGHVMMASSERAVPHTRNDAPSDLRRPMTSTEVAEAPESLPVVTYGHAFRDDAPNRSIR